A single region of the Brachypodium distachyon strain Bd21 chromosome 3, Brachypodium_distachyon_v3.0, whole genome shotgun sequence genome encodes:
- the LOC100827992 gene encoding uncharacterized protein LOC100827992: protein MAGPECPSSPIDPPQPAAGNAAEATTCGSPVRWDDDGGGDGMTALAGLCLFEQDTAPGKSGMISDPDTPNECNTDMTGDFVKREPGQYFYYGAPVHEHTGIWVPVSVPPMTEHDHKEWHRGFGCNGGYFPEEVFKWELDEETKEMTMWDVFSDMVVAAKDKVISVASCDFQRCGMSVVSNFFLEDAWKDMAQTLSDANADIANELLETELTKWLPDSASSTCMLCGIHFHPIICSRHHCRFCGGIFCGGCSKGRSLMPPKFMSSEPQRVCDVCGVRLESIQPYLMNQISRASRLPTHDVTDLSTLRSWLNFPWAHTMEHEIYKAANSLHSYCKAGRLKSEKAIPDAILKQAKGLAIITVVKVGMMVTYKVGTGLVVARRVDGSWSPPSAISTCGIGYGAQAGGELADFIIVLRNTDAIRTFSGKAHLSVGAGVSASACHVGRVAEADFRAGDGGYAACYTYSCSKGAFVGCALNGSIVSTRDTENARFYGGAIKAPDILLGSMDKPPAASALYKALSELFDKIEK, encoded by the exons ATGGCGGGACCTGAATGCCCCTCCTCCCCGATCGACCCGCCCcagcccgccgccggcaacgCCGCCGAGGCCACGACTTGCGGTTCTCCTGTCAGGtgggacgacgacggcggcggcgacggcatgACTGCGTTGGCG GGACTCTGCCTATTTGAGCAAGACACAGCTCCAGGCAAAAGTGGCATGATCAGTGACCCTGATACCCCTAATGAATGCAATACTGATATGACTGGAGATTTTGTTAAGAGGGAACCGGGGCAGTACTTCTATTACGGTGCACCAGTTCATGAGCACACGGGCATCTGGGTGCCTGTTTCAGTTCCGCCAATGACAGAGCATGACCATAAGGAGTGGCACAGGGGCTTTGGTTGTAATGGTGGGTACTTCCCAGAAGAAGTGTTCAAGTGGGAGCTGGACGAGGAAACTAAGGAGATGACAATGTGGGATGTATTTTCTGACATGGTTGTTGCGGCAAAAGATAAAGTAATTTCTGTCGCATCGTGTGATTTCCAGAGATGTGGGATGTCAGTGGTGTCCAACTTTTTTCTGGAAGATGCTTGGAAGGATATGGCACAAACACTTTCTGATGCCAATGCTGATATTGCAAATGAGCTCCTTGAGACAGAATTAACAAAATGGTTGCCTGACAGTGCATCTAGTACTTGCATGCTATGCGGCATACATTTTCATCCAATAATCTGCTCTCGCCACCATTGCCGTTTTTGTGGTGGCATATTTTGTGGTGGTTGTTCAAAGGGTAGAAGCTTGATGCCTCCAAAATTTATGAGTTCAGAACCTCAAAGGGTTTGTGATGTTTGTGGAGTGCGCCTAGAGAGTATTCAACCTTACTTAATGAATCAGATCAGTCGTGCTTCACGACTGCCAACTCACGATGTGACGGACTTGAGTACATTGAGGTCATGGCTGAACTTCCCTTGGGCACACACAATGGAACACGAGATATACAAAGCCGCAAATTCTTTACACAGCTACTGCAAG GCGGGGAGACTTAAATCCGAGAAGGCAATCCCTGATGCAATTCTTAAACAAGCAAAAGGCCTTGCTATAATTACTGTAGTAAAGGTCGGGATGATGGTTACATACAAAGTTGGTACTGGGCTGGTTGTTGCTCGAAGAGTTGATGGTTCCTGGTCACCTCCTTCAGCAATCTCGACTTGTGGTATTGGATATGGAGCTCAG GCTGGAGGTGAGTTGGCTGACTTCATTATTGTGCTGAGGAACACAGATGCTATCAGAACATTCAGTGGAAAGGCGCATCTGTCGGTTGGTGCTGGTGTTAGTGCTTCTGCTTGTCATGTTGGGCGAGTAGCTGAGGCTGATTTTCGTGCCGGTGACGGTGGTTATGCTGCATGTTACACATACAGTTGTAGCAAAG GTGCTTTTGTTGGATGCGCGCTCAATGGTAGCATAGTATCAACTCGCGATACTGAAAATGCGCGATTTTATGGTGGTGCCATCAAGGCACCTGATATCCTTCTGGGATCCATGGATAAGCCGCCTGCAGCCTCGGCACTCTACAAGGCTCTATCAGAATTGTTTGATAAGATTGAAAAGTAA
- the LOC100828296 gene encoding protein BZR1 homolog 3, giving the protein MAGIMGGGAGGGGMASSRVPTWRERENNRRRERRRRAIAAKIFSGLRSYGNYTLPKHCDNNEVLKALCDEAGWTVEPDGTTYRKGSKPPTAAERAGDLLAHSGSPSPCSSYQVSPRASSSSSHITLGAGCGGGYFGGGVEGSSLIPWLKNLSSSTSNNIASSSKYPGGAHHPYFNGGSISAPVTPPSGSPPRTPRFKRGWGEYPGAQVQPPWAGAGSSGYGSYNYNYASLPNSTPPSPRGRKKFIAPDPAWLAGFQISSAGPSSPTYNLMASQNPFVAVREAAAAATAGSSRMYTPGQSGACSPVVGGAGLVIRGDTHMADRAAAEDFAFGNGGGGGNGRVPGLLKAWEGERIHEESASDELELTLGNSSTRAGANQA; this is encoded by the exons ATGGCAGGGATCatgggaggaggagctggggGCGGCGGGATGGCGTCGTCGAGGGTGCCGACGTGGAGGGAGCGGGAGAACAACCGGCGCCgggagcggcgccgccgcgcgatCGCCGCCAAGATCTTCTCCGGCCTCCGCTCCTACGGCAACTACACGCTCCCCAAGCACTGCGACAACAACGAGGTGCTCAAGGCGCTCTGCGACGAGGCCGGATGGACCGTCGAGCCCGACGGCACCACCTATCGCAAG GGTAGCAAGCCTCCAACAGCAGCAGAGCGGGCCGGTGATCTGCTGGCCCATTCGGGCTCCCCAAGCCCGTGCTCGTCCTACCAGGTGAGCCCAcgggcctcgtcgtcctcctcccacATCAcgctcggcgccggctgcgGGGGCGGCTACTTCGGCGGGGGAGTCGAGGGCAGCTCCCTCATCCCATGGCTCAAGaacctctcctcctccaccagcaacaacatcgcctcctcctccaagtaCCCGGGGGGAGCCCACCACCCCTACTTCAACGGCGGCTCCATCAGCGCCCCGGTGACCCCGCCGTCGGGCTCTCCGCCGCGCACGCCCCGCTTCAAGCGCGGCTGGGGCGAGTACCCGGGCGCCCAGGTCCAGCCCCCatgggccggcgccggctccagCGGCTACGGCTCCTACAACTACAACTACGCCTCCCTCCCCAACTCCACCCCGCCGAGCCCCCGCGGCCGCAAGAAGTTCATCGCCCCTGACCCGGCCTGGCTCGCCGGGTTCCAGATCTCCTCTGCCGGGCCGTCTTCCCCGACCTACAACCTCATGGCTTCACAGAACCCCTTCGTGGCCGTCAgggaggccgcggccgccgccaccgccggctctTCCAGGATGTACACCCCGGGCCAGAGCGGGGCTTGCTCCCcggtcgtcggcggcgccgggctgGTGATCCGTGGCGACACACACATGGCTGAccgtgcggcggcggaggacttCGCGTtcggcaatggcggcggcggtggcaatGGCCGGGTGCCGGGGCTGCTGAAGGCGTGGGAGGGCGAGCGCATCCATGAGGAGAGCGCCTCTGACGAGCTGGAGCTCACCCTCGGGAACTCGAGCACCCGCGCAGGTGCAAACCAGGCCTGA